One segment of Capnocytophaga sp. oral taxon 878 DNA contains the following:
- a CDS encoding toxin-antitoxin system YwqK family antitoxin yields the protein MTKYLILLGVLLTGSTYAQKFISDDEISEQRFGTEKMYMLYRTGEPLEGAYKVATGNGNYYEASYTKGRINGALKHYDDKGTLTAEEHYKNGEPDGKFVRYREGKTYRLTTYKNGKLDGKSEDYYSDGKLSEERFYKEGKPNGEWKFYNDEGELERTESYKDGEKHGKWWRKMVSNRGNYTSTQYYTNGKPSGKWEDKWDNDLLREQREYKDENTYTQRDFHLNGNLKREVSYKDSKLHGSRKNYNGAGILIDEQVFDNDKLVARKTYHSNGRLNEETNYKNDEKNGRYAQYHENGNLKEEGTYKNDYKEGVWKEYQEGEVLSRERTYVAGVLNGAYKEYYPSKKLRQEGMMKDNFKQGVWKHYAPTGKPDYDEHFDKGSLIKTTQYPD from the coding sequence ATGACAAAGTATCTTATCTTATTGGGAGTGCTGCTAACGGGTAGCACTTATGCACAGAAATTTATCTCGGATGATGAGATTAGCGAACAACGTTTTGGTACTGAAAAAATGTACATGCTATACCGTACAGGTGAGCCTTTGGAGGGAGCTTATAAAGTAGCTACCGGTAATGGTAACTACTACGAGGCTAGTTACACCAAAGGACGCATAAACGGTGCGCTAAAACACTATGATGATAAAGGCACCCTTACGGCTGAAGAGCACTATAAAAACGGAGAGCCTGATGGTAAATTTGTGCGCTACCGAGAAGGTAAAACTTATAGACTTACTACCTATAAAAATGGCAAACTGGATGGCAAAAGCGAAGACTATTACAGCGATGGGAAGCTATCAGAAGAGCGTTTTTACAAGGAAGGAAAGCCTAATGGAGAATGGAAATTCTACAATGATGAAGGAGAGTTGGAGCGTACAGAAAGCTATAAAGACGGTGAGAAACACGGTAAATGGTGGCGTAAAATGGTGAGTAACCGCGGTAATTATACATCAACCCAGTACTATACCAATGGGAAACCTTCGGGTAAATGGGAAGATAAATGGGATAATGATTTGCTACGTGAACAACGTGAATACAAGGACGAAAATACTTATACCCAACGCGACTTTCACCTAAATGGCAACCTGAAAAGAGAAGTATCATACAAAGATAGCAAGCTACACGGCTCACGCAAAAACTATAATGGCGCAGGGATATTGATAGATGAACAGGTGTTTGACAATGATAAATTAGTAGCTAGAAAGACTTACCACTCCAACGGTAGGCTTAATGAGGAAACAAACTATAAAAACGACGAGAAGAATGGGCGATATGCCCAATACCACGAAAATGGTAATCTTAAAGAAGAAGGGACTTATAAAAACGATTATAAAGAAGGTGTTTGGAAAGAATACCAAGAAGGTGAAGTACTATCACGTGAACGCACTTATGTAGCAGGAGTGCTTAATGGAGCTTATAAAGAGTATTACCCTAGCAAAAAACTACGCCAAGAGGGAATGATGAAAGATAACTTCAAGCAAGGCGTATGGAAACACTATGCTCCTACAGGCAAACCTGACTATGATGAACATTTTGATAAAGGAAGTTTGATAAAAACAACTCAATACCCAGATTAA
- a CDS encoding metal-dependent hydrolase: MEVTYYGHACLSIKIGDTHLLVDPFISENPAASGIDINSIPADYILITTAQQDHTSDVERIAKRTKAKIISNFEISNYFFDLGIENAHPMDLGGSYNFPFGSVKMVPALHSSTFENGKAGGCACGFIIKTLEKTLYVAGATALHFDMQLIPVRYKLDLAVLPIGGNFTMDVEDAIMASDFVKCNKVLGYHYDTFHIIKVDDKDLAVRSFKAKGKELVLLNIGQTLLV; this comes from the coding sequence ATGGAAGTAACTTACTATGGACACGCTTGTTTGAGTATAAAAATAGGCGATACCCATTTGCTGGTAGATCCATTTATCAGCGAGAATCCTGCTGCAAGTGGTATTGATATTAACAGTATTCCGGCAGATTACATTTTGATAACTACGGCGCAACAAGATCATACCTCGGATGTGGAGCGTATAGCTAAACGTACGAAGGCTAAGATCATCTCTAACTTTGAGATTTCAAACTACTTTTTTGATCTTGGGATAGAGAATGCACACCCTATGGATTTGGGAGGTTCATACAATTTTCCTTTTGGATCGGTTAAGATGGTACCTGCATTGCACTCATCGACCTTTGAGAATGGTAAGGCTGGTGGCTGTGCATGTGGATTTATTATCAAGACTTTGGAGAAGACCCTTTATGTAGCAGGGGCTACGGCTTTGCATTTTGATATGCAGCTTATACCGGTGCGTTATAAGCTTGACCTAGCTGTATTGCCTATAGGAGGTAACTTCACTATGGATGTGGAAGATGCGATTATGGCTTCGGACTTTGTGAAATGTAACAAGGTGTTGGGCTACCATTACGATACATTTCATATCATAAAAGTAGATGATAAGGACCTAGCTGTGCGCAGTTTTAAAGCTAAAGGGAAAGAGCTTGTATTACTGAACATAGGACAGACTTTACTGGTATAG
- the menA gene encoding 1,4-dihydroxy-2-naphthoate octaprenyltransferase yields the protein MNIITLIKAARLRTLPLSVSGIIVGSALAYRHEAFSSEVLIWALITTVLLQILSNFANDYGDGVKGTDNAERVGPKRAVQSGSISAKQMKRVVLVTAGLSLVSAMVLIYTAFGKDNWLYVGVFLVLGLLCIAAAIKYTVGKSAYGYRGLGDVFVFVFFGLVSVIGSEFLYTQELKAISLLPATAVGLLSVAVLNLNNMRDEASDRRAGKHTLVVKMGLPLAKYYHYYLVVLAMVSMLCFSVLRLQTRWQLLYILAFVPLTVHLLIVKRNTDTRELDSQLKVVALSTFVMAVLFFIGQIYY from the coding sequence ATGAATATAATCACTCTTATTAAAGCGGCGCGCTTGCGTACTTTGCCCCTATCGGTATCGGGGATTATAGTAGGTAGTGCCTTGGCTTATAGACACGAGGCTTTTAGTAGTGAGGTGCTGATATGGGCGCTTATTACTACTGTTTTGCTGCAAATACTCTCGAACTTTGCTAATGACTATGGCGATGGGGTAAAGGGTACGGATAATGCTGAAAGGGTAGGCCCTAAAAGGGCTGTACAAAGTGGTAGCATTAGTGCAAAACAGATGAAAAGAGTAGTGCTGGTAACGGCTGGGCTCTCGCTGGTATCGGCAATGGTGCTTATATACACGGCCTTTGGCAAGGATAACTGGCTGTATGTTGGTGTATTCTTGGTGCTGGGCTTGCTGTGCATAGCTGCTGCTATTAAGTACACGGTGGGCAAATCGGCTTATGGCTATAGGGGCTTAGGAGACGTGTTTGTATTTGTGTTCTTTGGGCTGGTGAGTGTGATAGGGAGTGAATTTTTGTACACACAAGAGCTGAAAGCTATAAGCTTACTGCCGGCTACTGCTGTGGGATTGCTGAGTGTGGCTGTGCTGAACCTGAACAATATGCGGGATGAGGCTAGCGATAGGCGCGCTGGAAAGCATACACTGGTAGTGAAGATGGGATTGCCATTGGCTAAATATTATCATTATTACTTGGTGGTATTGGCGATGGTTAGTATGTTATGTTTTTCGGTACTGAGGTTGCAAACGCGGTGGCAGCTGTTATATATATTGGCCTTTGTGCCATTAACGGTTCATCTGCTTATAGTAAAGAGGAACACAGATACGCGTGAGCTGGACAGTCAGTTAAAAGTAGTAGCGCTAAGTACTTTTGTGATGGCGGTTCTTTTTTTTATTGGACAGATATATTATTGA